A genome region from Blautia coccoides includes the following:
- the ispD gene encoding 2-C-methyl-D-erythritol 4-phosphate cytidylyltransferase gives MKSTAIVLAAGQGKRMNSKVQKQFLLIKGKPVLYYSLSCFQKSREIEEIIVVTGKESINFCKQEIIETYGFSKVKAVIAGGKERYDSVYAGLRACENCDYVFIHDGARPFLTDDMIIRGKEAVLAYGACVTGMPSKDTIKIADENGMVVSTPRRSLVWNIQTPQIFSYTAIREAYEEARQQSMEDITDDAMVMERFGNLKIKLVEGSYENIKITTPEDILVAEKILEKN, from the coding sequence ATGAAATCCACCGCAATTGTGCTGGCAGCAGGCCAGGGAAAGAGAATGAACAGTAAAGTACAGAAGCAGTTTCTTCTTATTAAGGGGAAACCGGTGCTGTACTACAGTCTGTCCTGTTTCCAAAAAAGCAGGGAAATTGAAGAAATTATTGTTGTTACAGGAAAAGAGAGTATAAATTTCTGCAAACAGGAAATTATAGAAACATATGGTTTCTCAAAAGTAAAAGCAGTGATAGCAGGCGGTAAAGAACGCTATGATTCTGTATATGCCGGTTTGCGCGCCTGTGAGAACTGCGATTATGTGTTCATTCACGATGGAGCCAGACCTTTTTTGACGGATGATATGATCATAAGAGGAAAAGAGGCGGTTCTCGCCTATGGTGCCTGTGTGACTGGGATGCCTTCTAAGGATACCATAAAAATTGCAGATGAAAATGGAATGGTAGTGTCTACACCCAGGCGAAGTCTGGTGTGGAATATTCAGACACCCCAAATTTTTTCATACACTGCGATCCGGGAAGCATATGAGGAAGCGCGGCAGCAGAGCATGGAGGATATTACAGATGATGCCATGGTCATGGAGCGCTTTGGAAACTTGAAAATTAAGTTAGTGGAAGGTTCCTATGAGAACATTAAAATCACTACGCCGGAGGACATTCTTGTCGCTGAGAAAATTTTGGAAAAAAATTAG
- the tsaD gene encoding tRNA (adenosine(37)-N6)-threonylcarbamoyltransferase complex transferase subunit TsaD: MEKTKEDVLILAIESSCDETAASVVKNGRTVLSNIISSQIELHKLYGGVVPEIASRKHIEKINQVIEEALKEADVTLDDLDAIGVTYGPGLVGALLVGVAEAKAISFAKDLPLVGVHHIEGHISANYIEHPDLEPPFLCLVVSGGHTHLVIVKDYGEFEILGRTRDDAAGEAFDKVARAIGLGYPGGPKIDQLSREGNAHAFDFPKAKVDEAPYDFSFSGVKSAVLNHLNKCKMQGEEIVAADVAASFQRCVVEVLVEHAIAAAKDYKIHKLAIAGGVASNSGLRTAMEEACRKHKIQFYYPSPIFCTDNAAMIGVAAFYEFEKGTRHGLDLNAVPNLRLGER; the protein is encoded by the coding sequence ATGGAGAAGACCAAAGAGGATGTATTGATCCTTGCAATAGAAAGCTCCTGTGATGAGACAGCCGCATCTGTGGTAAAAAACGGAAGGACCGTATTATCTAATATTATATCGTCTCAGATAGAGCTTCACAAACTGTACGGAGGCGTTGTTCCGGAGATCGCTTCCAGAAAGCACATTGAAAAAATCAATCAGGTTATTGAGGAGGCTCTGAAAGAGGCGGATGTAACGCTTGATGATTTAGACGCCATAGGTGTCACTTACGGGCCGGGGCTTGTGGGTGCGCTGCTTGTGGGAGTGGCGGAGGCAAAGGCCATCAGCTTTGCGAAAGATCTTCCGTTGGTAGGAGTGCATCATATAGAAGGCCATATTTCGGCAAACTATATTGAGCACCCTGATTTGGAACCCCCGTTCCTGTGTCTGGTAGTGTCTGGCGGTCATACGCATCTGGTGATCGTAAAAGATTACGGTGAGTTTGAAATCCTGGGCAGAACAAGAGATGACGCAGCAGGCGAAGCCTTTGATAAAGTGGCAAGAGCCATCGGGCTGGGCTATCCGGGCGGCCCCAAAATAGACCAGCTTTCCAGAGAAGGAAATGCCCACGCCTTTGATTTTCCAAAGGCAAAAGTAGATGAGGCACCATATGACTTCAGCTTTAGCGGTGTTAAATCTGCTGTACTGAACCATTTGAATAAATGCAAAATGCAGGGAGAAGAGATTGTGGCGGCAGATGTAGCGGCCTCTTTTCAGCGTTGTGTTGTTGAAGTGCTTGTAGAACACGCTATAGCAGCGGCAAAAGACTATAAGATCCACAAGCTGGCAATAGCAGGAGGCGTAGCCTCAAACAGCGGTCTTCGCACAGCTATGGAAGAAGCCTGCAGGAAACACAAGATCCAGTTTTATTATCCATCTCCTATTTTTTGTACAGACAACGCAGCCATGATAGGAGTGGCAGCTTTTTATGAATTTGAAAAAGGAACCAGGCATGGCCTTGATCTGAATGCAGTTCCAAATCTGAGATTAGGAGAACGCTGA
- a CDS encoding ribonuclease Z produces MLDVCLLGTGGMMPLPRRKLTSLMTRYNGSNFMIDCGEGTQVAVKEKGWSFKPIDVICFTHYHADHISGLPGLLLTMGNAERTEPLTLIGPKGLVRVVSALRVIAPELPFDIHCIELTQPEEKMEICGYHITAFRVNHNVTCYGYSIEIKRGGKFDAARAKEQGIPLQYWNPLQKGQTIEADGKIYTPDMVLGPVRKGIKLTYTTDTRPVRTIAEHAKDSDLFICEGMYGEQDKEEKAKAHKHMTFQEAALLAKEAQVKELWLTHYSPSLVRPEEALVEAAKVFPNAIAARDRQSVELQFEEE; encoded by the coding sequence ATGCTGGATGTTTGTCTGTTGGGCACCGGAGGTATGATGCCGCTTCCAAGGCGGAAACTCACCTCACTTATGACCCGTTATAACGGCAGTAATTTTATGATAGATTGCGGCGAAGGCACACAGGTCGCTGTAAAAGAAAAAGGATGGAGTTTCAAGCCGATTGATGTGATCTGCTTTACACATTATCATGCAGATCATATCAGTGGGCTTCCGGGGCTTCTTTTAACCATGGGAAATGCAGAGCGGACGGAACCGCTGACTCTGATCGGTCCCAAAGGGCTGGTTCGGGTTGTTTCGGCCCTTCGGGTTATCGCTCCGGAGCTTCCCTTTGATATACATTGTATAGAACTGACACAGCCGGAGGAAAAGATGGAAATCTGCGGATATCATATCACAGCGTTCCGTGTAAATCACAACGTAACCTGCTATGGCTATTCTATTGAGATCAAAAGAGGTGGCAAGTTCGATGCGGCCCGCGCAAAAGAGCAGGGGATACCTCTGCAATACTGGAATCCTCTTCAGAAAGGCCAGACCATTGAGGCGGATGGGAAAATATATACTCCGGATATGGTACTGGGGCCTGTCAGGAAAGGGATCAAATTGACCTATACCACAGATACCCGCCCAGTGAGAACCATTGCAGAACATGCAAAGGATTCCGATTTGTTTATATGTGAAGGTATGTATGGAGAGCAGGACAAAGAGGAAAAGGCAAAAGCTCACAAGCACATGACTTTTCAAGAAGCAGCACTACTGGCAAAAGAGGCACAGGTAAAAGAATTGTGGCTGACACACTACAGTCCTTCTCTTGTCCGCCCGGAGGAAGCTCTTGTGGAAGCGGCAAAAGTATTTCCAAACGCTATAGCAGCCAGGGACAGGCAGTCCGTGGAACTGCAGTTTGAGGAAGAATAA
- the rimI gene encoding ribosomal protein S18-alanine N-acetyltransferase: MLTIREMRPEDAEAAAQIEAENFSRPWKVSGFLEAVQSANAVYFVAELDSVITGYAGMWTALDEGEITNVSVKASGWGNGIGRQLVETLLDAGKKAGVSSFYLEVRQSNERAISLYRSCGFEEAGIRKNFYEAPKEHAVVMCKR; encoded by the coding sequence ATGCTGACAATTAGAGAGATGCGTCCCGAAGATGCAGAGGCAGCAGCGCAGATCGAAGCGGAAAACTTTTCCCGCCCGTGGAAAGTGTCCGGTTTTCTGGAGGCTGTACAGTCTGCCAATGCAGTCTATTTTGTGGCAGAACTTGACAGTGTCATCACAGGATATGCAGGTATGTGGACCGCTTTAGACGAAGGCGAGATAACGAATGTCTCTGTAAAAGCTTCCGGCTGGGGAAATGGCATAGGACGTCAGCTTGTGGAAACGCTTCTGGATGCGGGTAAAAAAGCAGGGGTTTCCTCCTTCTATCTGGAAGTGCGCCAGAGCAACGAGAGGGCAATTTCCCTGTACCGCTCCTGTGGATTTGAAGAGGCAGGAATAAGAAAGAATTTCTATGAGGCACCTAAAGAGCACGCCGTGGTTATGTGTAAAAGATAG
- the tsaB gene encoding tRNA (adenosine(37)-N6)-threonylcarbamoyltransferase complex dimerization subunit type 1 TsaB, translating into MKILALDSSGLVASVAVVEDDILVAEYTMNYKKTHSQTLLPMLDQVKKAISLDLNSIDAIAVAAGPGSFTGLRIGSATAKGLGLALDKPLIGVPTVDALAYNLYDTAPDTLICPIMDARRKQVYTGLYCFENHALKILKKQDALPMTQLIEELNKTGKSVIFLGDGVPVYRELIEQSCCVSYSFAPAHVNKQRAAAVAALAQIYYKEGKTESAADHQPDYLRVSQAERERAARLANEKNADN; encoded by the coding sequence ATGAAAATATTAGCTCTTGACAGCTCCGGACTTGTAGCATCAGTTGCTGTTGTGGAAGATGACATACTGGTAGCCGAATACACCATGAATTATAAGAAGACCCATTCCCAGACGCTGCTTCCCATGCTGGATCAGGTAAAAAAAGCCATATCCCTGGATTTGAATTCCATTGATGCCATAGCAGTAGCTGCCGGACCGGGTTCATTCACCGGTCTCAGAATAGGCTCCGCAACAGCAAAAGGTCTGGGTCTTGCACTGGACAAGCCTCTGATAGGAGTTCCCACAGTGGATGCCCTTGCTTACAATCTGTATGATACAGCGCCGGATACCCTGATCTGTCCCATCATGGATGCCAGAAGAAAACAGGTCTACACAGGTCTGTACTGCTTTGAAAACCATGCTCTGAAAATATTAAAAAAACAAGACGCCCTGCCCATGACTCAACTGATAGAGGAACTAAATAAGACGGGAAAATCCGTCATTTTTCTGGGCGACGGCGTACCTGTATACAGAGAACTCATAGAGCAGTCCTGTTGTGTTTCCTATTCTTTTGCGCCGGCGCATGTAAACAAACAGAGGGCTGCTGCTGTGGCTGCCCTTGCCCAAATTTACTATAAAGAAGGAAAAACGGAATCTGCGGCTGACCACCAGCCTGATTACCTGAGAGTATCACAGGCGGAGAGAGAACGGGCAGCCCGCCTGGCAAATGAAAAAAATGCTGACAATTAG
- the tsaE gene encoding tRNA (adenosine(37)-N6)-threonylcarbamoyltransferase complex ATPase subunit type 1 TsaE: MKIIETTTPKETFSLGYSIAQKATPGQIYTLNGDLGTGKTVFTQGVAKGLGIEEPVNSPTFTIVQIYESGRLPFYHFDVYRIGDIEEMEEIGYDDYFFGEGICLIEWAELIEELLPPDVIKITIEKDPSQGFDYRKITIEGLNE; encoded by the coding sequence ATGAAAATAATAGAAACCACCACCCCAAAAGAAACATTTTCCTTAGGCTATTCCATCGCCCAAAAAGCCACCCCCGGTCAGATTTACACCCTGAACGGTGACCTGGGCACCGGAAAAACCGTCTTTACCCAGGGCGTAGCCAAAGGCCTTGGCATAGAAGAGCCGGTCAACAGCCCAACCTTCACAATAGTTCAAATATACGAAAGCGGCCGCCTCCCCTTCTACCATTTTGATGTCTACCGCATCGGAGATATTGAAGAGATGGAGGAGATCGGATACGACGATTACTTTTTCGGTGAGGGCATCTGCCTCATAGAGTGGGCAGAGCTGATCGAGGAACTTCTTCCCCCGGATGTTATAAAGATCACCATAGAAAAAGATCCTTCCCAGGGATTTGATTACCGTAAAATAACTATAGAAGGCTTAAATGAATAA
- a CDS encoding peptidylprolyl isomerase: MSNPIVTITMENGGVIKAELYPDVAPNTVNNFISLVKSGFYNGLVFHRVIRGFMIQGGCPQGTGMGGPGYSIKGEFNANGVKNDLKHDVGVLSMARAMDPNSAGSQFFIMHENSPHLDGQYAAFGKVTDGMDVVNAIAEVQTDYSDRPMEAQTIKSMTVETFGEEYPEPEKF; encoded by the coding sequence ATGAGTAATCCTATTGTTACGATCACTATGGAAAATGGAGGCGTGATCAAAGCGGAATTGTATCCGGATGTTGCGCCGAATACTGTGAATAATTTTATTAGTTTGGTTAAAAGCGGATTTTATAATGGACTTGTTTTCCACCGAGTGATCCGTGGATTTATGATCCAGGGCGGCTGTCCCCAGGGAACCGGAATGGGCGGCCCGGGATATTCTATCAAAGGTGAATTCAACGCCAACGGAGTTAAGAATGATCTGAAGCATGACGTCGGGGTTCTGTCTATGGCTCGCGCTATGGATCCTAACTCTGCGGGAAGTCAGTTTTTCATCATGCATGAAAATTCACCGCATCTGGATGGACAGTACGCAGCCTTCGGTAAGGTGACGGACGGAATGGATGTGGTAAACGCTATCGCTGAGGTTCAGACAGACTATAGTGATCGTCCTATGGAAGCACAGACGATCAAAAGTATGACTGTAGAGACCTTCGGAGAGGAATATCCGGAACCAGAAAAGTTTTAA
- a CDS encoding YigZ family protein, with protein sequence MLEQYNTIYEGGEGEITEKKSRFIATVRLVKSEEEALSFIEEMRKKYWNATHNCYAYIIGERRETVRCSDDGEPSGTAGKPMLDVLLGEELCNTAIVVTRYFGGTLLGTGGLVRAYSKAAQEGLACSRVITKYQGVLLEIGTDYNGVGKLQYLFGQRGIPIMESQYTEEVKLQILTKKSEENSIKKAVTEATSGRAVITALKELYYTSLDGEYITFED encoded by the coding sequence ATGCTGGAACAATACAACACGATCTACGAGGGCGGCGAGGGTGAGATCACAGAAAAAAAGTCACGTTTCATCGCCACAGTAAGACTTGTAAAGTCTGAAGAGGAAGCCCTCAGTTTCATCGAAGAGATGCGGAAAAAATACTGGAATGCCACCCACAATTGTTATGCTTATATCATCGGTGAGCGCAGGGAGACTGTGCGCTGCAGCGATGACGGAGAACCCTCAGGGACCGCGGGCAAGCCAATGCTCGATGTCCTTTTAGGTGAGGAGTTATGCAATACAGCCATAGTGGTGACCAGGTACTTTGGCGGCACTCTCTTAGGAACAGGCGGTCTTGTAAGGGCCTATTCAAAGGCAGCTCAGGAAGGACTTGCCTGCAGCCGCGTCATTACAAAATATCAGGGTGTTCTTCTGGAGATAGGAACGGATTATAACGGTGTGGGGAAACTTCAATACCTCTTTGGACAGCGGGGTATCCCCATTATGGAATCCCAATATACCGAGGAGGTAAAGCTTCAGATACTCACCAAAAAGTCCGAAGAAAACTCCATAAAAAAAGCCGTCACAGAAGCTACCAGCGGCCGGGCAGTCATTACGGCCTTAAAAGAGCTGTACTATACCTCCCTGGATGGTGAATATATCACATTTGAAGACTGA
- a CDS encoding RraA family protein, with amino-acid sequence MMTNLNVREQVIGLTKEWDQERFEDGRPRVPDKYLEILRGMTLEEVWLPLYIKGYRFQFEGSLNRLHPAVKMVGRAVTCTFVPARPDLCKAVKEYGEGRGWKGTCNQWVIDSLTQGDVVVADMYDKIYNGTFIGGNLTTAIKARTKNGGAVIWGGIRDVEQMRKIEDIEVCYRGVDPTPIRECVMTGFNGPTRIGKAVCMPGDVVFSTESGVLFIPPHMVETVINEANKAHAKDIFGFEMLKKKHYTTAQVDSTIWSKDMLAEMEKFLEEDERGEKYRSLDWNLEKLAADGDPDAETEILKRCLE; translated from the coding sequence ATGATGACAAATTTAAATGTGCGAGAGCAGGTGATTGGTCTTACTAAGGAATGGGACCAAGAACGCTTTGAGGACGGAAGACCGCGTGTTCCGGATAAATATCTTGAAATCTTGAGAGGAATGACGCTGGAGGAAGTTTGGCTGCCACTATATATAAAAGGGTATCGCTTCCAGTTTGAGGGGAGTTTAAATCGGCTGCATCCGGCAGTGAAAATGGTTGGACGTGCGGTGACATGTACTTTTGTACCTGCAAGACCAGACCTTTGCAAAGCAGTCAAAGAATATGGAGAAGGCCGTGGCTGGAAAGGCACCTGCAACCAGTGGGTGATAGACAGTTTGACACAAGGAGATGTGGTGGTTGCAGATATGTATGATAAGATTTATAACGGTACATTTATCGGAGGAAATCTTACTACAGCCATAAAAGCCAGGACAAAAAACGGAGGGGCTGTTATCTGGGGCGGAATTCGGGATGTGGAGCAGATGCGGAAAATAGAAGATATAGAAGTCTGCTACAGAGGTGTGGACCCAACGCCTATCCGGGAATGTGTCATGACGGGATTTAATGGACCGACCAGAATAGGCAAAGCTGTCTGTATGCCGGGAGATGTGGTGTTTTCCACAGAGAGCGGTGTATTGTTTATTCCCCCTCACATGGTGGAGACAGTTATCAATGAAGCCAATAAAGCCCATGCAAAAGATATATTTGGTTTTGAAATGTTGAAGAAAAAACATTATACTACAGCCCAGGTGGACAGCACTATTTGGAGCAAAGATATGCTGGCGGAAATGGAAAAATTTCTGGAAGAGGATGAAAGAGGCGAGAAATATCGTTCCCTGGACTGGAACCTGGAAAAATTGGCAGCAGATGGAGACCCGGATGCGGAAACTGAGATATTGAAGAGGTGTCTGGAATAA
- a CDS encoding RidA family protein, with translation MDKINKVILNETEIELQYKKKKGIILLRKSDDLIFVSGHGPEDQVTGVPLYCGRIGKELTPEEGYLAARECGIIILGALKDTLGSFERIERVVRAFGMVNCEGADNDLEGIMDGFSDVMTEVLEERGYHARTVMGTHNLPNNNIPVEIEVIVSVRG, from the coding sequence ATGGATAAGATCAATAAAGTTATTTTAAATGAAACGGAGATTGAGCTGCAGTATAAAAAGAAAAAGGGAATTATTCTTCTGAGAAAATCAGATGACCTGATTTTTGTTTCAGGCCATGGCCCTGAGGACCAGGTTACAGGCGTACCCCTATATTGCGGTAGAATTGGAAAAGAACTGACTCCTGAGGAAGGATATTTGGCAGCTCGCGAGTGCGGAATCATTATACTGGGTGCCTTAAAGGACACTCTGGGAAGCTTTGAGCGGATAGAACGCGTTGTAAGGGCTTTTGGTATGGTGAATTGTGAGGGGGCGGATAATGATTTGGAAGGCATTATGGATGGATTTTCCGATGTAATGACAGAGGTGCTTGAAGAGAGGGGATACCATGCAAGGACAGTCATGGGAACTCATAATCTTCCCAATAATAATATACCGGTAGAAATCGAAGTGATAGTATCAGTAAGGGGATAG
- a CDS encoding RidA family protein: protein MGETGDRMKHLGINLPVRNRRGTGAVDAVLSGNLLFLSAHLPVDSEGNAVYTGKVGGEVDVDTAYQAARLCGINMLATIKDYIGELDRVEYVVKALGLVNSTGEFSGQPAVMNGFSDLMVEVFGRRGQHARSAMGAYALPMNVPVCVEAIVRIRS from the coding sequence ATGGGAGAGACCGGCGATAGAATGAAACATTTGGGAATCAATCTTCCTGTCAGGAACAGGAGAGGAACAGGGGCGGTGGATGCAGTGCTCAGTGGAAATCTGCTTTTTCTTTCCGCGCATTTACCTGTGGACAGTGAAGGAAATGCGGTATATACAGGGAAAGTCGGCGGGGAAGTGGATGTAGACACAGCATATCAGGCAGCCAGACTCTGCGGCATCAATATGTTAGCCACCATAAAGGACTATATTGGAGAACTGGACCGTGTGGAGTATGTGGTCAAGGCCCTGGGGCTGGTGAACAGTACAGGAGAATTTTCCGGCCAGCCGGCAGTGATGAATGGTTTTTCAGATCTTATGGTGGAGGTTTTTGGCAGACGAGGACAGCATGCGCGAAGCGCTATGGGTGCATATGCACTTCCTATGAACGTGCCGGTTTGTGTGGAGGCGATTGTCCGCATTCGCAGCTGA
- a CDS encoding LacI family DNA-binding transcriptional regulator, translating into MGNGITIKDVAKASGVSLATVSRVINGTDMVSKATKEKVMEAVRNLGYNPNNAARALVSQKTNAIGIVVHNLHDPFFYDLIKGFEAGAQQTRYNVIFCSVLGSDIKSKEKYLKYLTNGVVDGVILYGSYLTDESVMRYLKDRDSMKYVMIENDIPDFQCNKLLIDNTGGAQSAIKYLTNKGHRSIAHICGNPNKKVTIDRLNGYLNGMRLAGLEIQDGYIGHTSTDYKSGYERMREMMELQDRPSAVFCSDDAIASYAVRAALDLGMRVPEDVSVIGFDNQTILPDCYRGPQITSVEQPLYQIGYDSVALLSGQLEDRNATMNIRKTYETRIVEKETVGFRLLGDS; encoded by the coding sequence ATGGGAAATGGAATCACGATCAAAGATGTTGCAAAGGCATCCGGTGTTTCGCTGGCGACGGTATCGAGAGTCATAAATGGGACAGACATGGTAAGTAAAGCTACAAAAGAGAAGGTTATGGAGGCTGTTAGGAATCTTGGATATAATCCCAATAATGCGGCCAGGGCATTGGTCAGTCAGAAAACAAACGCAATTGGTATTGTTGTACATAATCTACATGATCCGTTTTTTTATGATTTGATCAAAGGGTTTGAGGCAGGGGCGCAGCAGACAAGATATAACGTGATTTTCTGCAGTGTTCTTGGGTCTGACATTAAAAGTAAAGAAAAATATCTGAAATACCTGACAAACGGTGTGGTGGATGGAGTGATCCTGTATGGTTCCTATCTGACAGATGAGTCGGTGATGCGCTATCTGAAGGATAGGGATTCTATGAAATATGTCATGATTGAGAACGATATTCCCGATTTTCAGTGTAATAAGCTTCTGATCGACAACACTGGGGGCGCTCAATCGGCAATAAAATATCTCACAAATAAGGGACACCGGAGCATAGCGCACATATGCGGAAATCCAAATAAGAAAGTGACTATAGACAGGTTGAACGGATATCTCAATGGAATGAGACTGGCGGGGTTGGAAATACAGGATGGTTATATCGGACATACATCAACTGATTACAAAAGCGGTTATGAGAGAATGCGGGAGATGATGGAACTGCAGGACAGACCCAGCGCTGTTTTCTGTTCTGACGATGCCATAGCCAGCTATGCAGTCAGGGCAGCGCTGGATTTGGGAATGCGTGTACCGGAGGATGTATCAGTCATTGGCTTTGATAATCAGACAATTCTTCCGGATTGCTACAGGGGGCCGCAGATCACATCTGTTGAGCAGCCTTTATATCAGATTGGATATGACAGCGTGGCGCTGCTGAGCGGGCAGCTGGAGGACAGGAATGCTACCATGAATATCAGAAAGACTTACGAGACAAGGATTGTGGAAAAAGAGACTGTTGGATTCAGGCTATTGGGAGATAGCTGA
- a CDS encoding mandelate racemase/muconate lactonizing enzyme family protein: protein MRIEKVEAYPVRVPIKPLTEGGVAPYRGSREAMGTSWVTGVIYKLTTEEGLVGWGEMNLIYSLDITMCIIKEMLVPALVGAEIFHRNAIKDSLRSIYNPDINTLHLVSGVEMALWDLEGKALGCSISRLLGGKVRDRIPAAYAFGYLDEIETKNKVKEVCDEGFRTIKTKGGISLEEDIRRAFWLREAAGEGMEIRVDMNQAYRMDQAVRYMKAVEPCGLQYVEQPFRVRMLSEYRQIRGRCGTPIAINEDTYIPGGIWEALRCGAADAAVVDMESLGGIGELQKAAYLAEAAGVSLAHHCAWDMGVKTAAVLQATSALPAFQLAMDTTYMSHGADILSAPLVISEGSYLVPEGPGLGVEVNEEALEEYRCSDRRLRFVF, encoded by the coding sequence GTGAGAATAGAAAAGGTAGAGGCATATCCTGTTAGAGTACCAATTAAGCCCCTTACAGAAGGCGGAGTTGCTCCATATAGAGGAAGCCGGGAAGCAATGGGGACCTCCTGGGTCACAGGAGTGATCTATAAGCTTACTACAGAGGAAGGGCTGGTGGGCTGGGGAGAGATGAACTTGATTTATTCTCTGGACATTACAATGTGTATCATTAAAGAAATGTTGGTGCCAGCGCTTGTAGGAGCGGAGATATTCCACCGAAATGCTATCAAGGATTCGCTGCGGTCTATATATAATCCGGATATCAATACACTGCACCTGGTATCAGGAGTGGAGATGGCACTGTGGGATTTGGAGGGAAAAGCATTGGGCTGTTCCATCAGCAGACTACTGGGAGGAAAAGTGAGGGATAGAATACCCGCGGCATATGCATTTGGATATCTGGATGAGATCGAGACAAAAAATAAAGTAAAAGAAGTATGCGACGAGGGATTCCGAACCATAAAGACAAAAGGTGGTATCTCTCTGGAGGAGGATATCAGGAGGGCTTTTTGGCTTCGAGAAGCAGCCGGAGAAGGCATGGAGATCCGTGTAGACATGAATCAGGCGTACAGGATGGACCAGGCCGTGAGATATATGAAAGCGGTGGAGCCGTGTGGTCTTCAGTATGTGGAGCAGCCGTTCAGAGTCAGAATGCTGAGTGAATACAGACAGATTCGAGGCAGATGCGGTACGCCTATCGCAATCAATGAGGATACCTATATTCCAGGCGGCATATGGGAGGCTCTGCGGTGTGGTGCGGCGGATGCCGCAGTGGTTGACATGGAGTCGCTGGGAGGAATAGGAGAACTACAGAAAGCGGCATATCTAGCAGAAGCGGCTGGTGTGTCTCTGGCACATCACTGCGCCTGGGACATGGGGGTTAAGACTGCTGCTGTCCTGCAGGCCACGAGCGCGTTACCAGCATTTCAATTGGCAATGGACACAACATATATGTCTCACGGTGCAGATATTCTTTCAGCACCTCTTGTTATCTCGGAGGGGAGCTATTTAGTTCCGGAGGGACCTGGATTGGGGGTGGAAGTTAACGAGGAAGCACTGGAGGAATACCGATGCAGTGACAGGCGATTGAGATTTGTATTTTGA